Proteins from a single region of Argopecten irradians isolate NY chromosome 7, Ai_NY, whole genome shotgun sequence:
- the LOC138327325 gene encoding heat shock 70 kDa protein 12A-like: MSDCGGRTFGGGPTIPSFKAGDKYLIMDLGGGTIDITAHEVLEDGHLKEIVEPTGGHWGGLRVNEAFTRLLQRLCGQDVLAELQQHHPTDWQELVDEFEKKKCAYKPGNNFSMITLRIPSTLNDECIKVSGCSLRERINQSFQNRLEFKGDKLKIDTSLFESFFTDSVTETVNQVRTLLRQTPQLHDVGTILVVGGYAESPLMRRAIIDAFEDRCKIIIPDNPSLGILQGAVMYGFELDAISSRVCKYTYGIGHQRRFREGRDDPRLRREHGGRSYVDDAFDKYVSKGDVVKYGQFQNGKDYYPVEDQQTQAWIDLYASEERDPQYVHEKSCVCLGFVGFELSPRKPGLDATVILELSFGGTDIEVRATEKRTGKVTKATCNFLG, translated from the exons ATGTCTGATTGTGGTGGGAGGACCTTTGGTGGGGGACCAACTATACCAAGCTTCAAAGCCGGCGACAAATATCTCATCATGGATCTTGGAG GAGGCACAATCGATATCACTGCTCACGAGGTGTTGGAAGATGGCCATCTCAAGGAAATCGTCGAGCCAACAGGGGGCCATTGGGGTGGTCTTAGGGTAAATGAGGCGTTCACACGTTTACTACAGCGATTGTGTGGCCAGGATGTCTTAGCGGAACTACAGCAACATCATCCAACGGACTGGCAAGAACTTGTCGATGAGTTTGAGAAGAAGAAATGTGCTTACAAACCGGGCAATAACTTTTCGATGATCACTCTTCGTATTCCATCAACTCTTAATGATGAATGCATAAAGGTATCAGGATGCAGTTTGAGGGAACGCATCAATCAGTCATTTCAGAACAGATTAGAATTTAAAGGGGACAAATTAAAAATAGACACATCTTTGTTTGAGTCTTTTTTCACGGATTCTGTTACCGAGACTGTTAATCAAGTGCGCACATTGTTGAGACAGACTCCGCAGTTACATGATGTAGGGACTATCCTTGTTGTGGGAGGCTACGCGGAGTCTCCTTTGATGCGGAGGGCAATAATAGATGCATTCGAGGACAGATGTAAAATTATCATACCTGATAACCCTAGTCTAGGGATATTACAGGGCGCCGTGATGTATGGATTTGAACTAGATGCAATCAGTTCTCGTGTGTGTAAATATACCTATGGTATAGGACACCAAAGGCGATTCAGAGAAGGAAGAGATGACCCTAGGCTAAGACGAGAGCATGGAGGACGCAGCTACGTGGATGATGCTTTTGATAAATATGTCTCTAAAGGTGACGTGGTGAAGTATGGACAGTTCCAGAATGGCAAAGACTACTACCCAGTCGAAGACCAGCAGACCCAGGCATGGATTGACTTATATGCCTCGGAAGAGAGGGATCCGCAGTATGTGCATGAGAAGTCGTGCGTGTGTCTAGGTTTCGTTGGATTCGAGTTATCTCCTAGAAAACCTGGACTTGATGCCACTGTAATACTAGAATTAAGTTTTGGTGGGACAGACATAGAGGTGAGAGCAACGGAGAAAAGGACTGGCAAGGTTACAAAAGCCACCTGTAATTTCCTCGGTTAG